Proteins from one Pseudarthrobacter sp. BIM B-2242 genomic window:
- a CDS encoding NAD(P)/FAD-dependent oxidoreductase → MGRESHFDVAIIGGGPAGLAAAQVLGRQRRRVVLIDNHQGRNGAASSVHMLLGREGMTPEGLILAARRELAKFPGVSLLSAEATTVLVEDAKIVVSTTGANVSADHLILATGVVDQLPSIPGIGTAYGKSLFHCPLCHGFEVGDQPVVVIGGSEQAAFMAAYVQDRISRDVQLCSNGEPSFSPLTRRRLGHNDIRVIEDKVVAVEAQPGGLMLRMADATAVTYRAGFVSAKYSQRSPLVHELGCTLRDDGRVRVDHFQRSSVPNVFAVGDMAKATGGNMSFVATAIASGVTAAAFLDEDIFAGRWASQSTT, encoded by the coding sequence ATGGGTAGGGAATCACATTTCGACGTTGCGATCATCGGGGGCGGGCCAGCCGGCCTGGCTGCGGCGCAGGTGCTTGGCAGACAGCGCAGGCGCGTCGTTCTCATCGACAACCATCAAGGCCGGAATGGTGCGGCCTCGAGCGTCCATATGCTGTTGGGGCGGGAGGGAATGACTCCGGAGGGGTTGATTCTCGCGGCCCGCCGAGAGCTGGCGAAGTTCCCCGGTGTTTCACTCCTGTCGGCCGAAGCCACGACGGTTCTCGTTGAGGATGCGAAGATCGTGGTGTCCACAACAGGGGCCAATGTCTCTGCAGATCACCTGATCCTGGCTACGGGCGTTGTCGACCAGCTGCCGTCGATCCCGGGCATCGGCACTGCATATGGCAAAAGCCTGTTCCATTGCCCCCTCTGTCACGGCTTTGAGGTGGGGGATCAACCAGTGGTGGTGATCGGCGGGAGCGAGCAGGCAGCCTTCATGGCGGCTTACGTCCAGGATCGAATCAGCCGCGACGTGCAGCTGTGCTCCAACGGAGAGCCAAGCTTTTCCCCGCTGACGCGACGAAGGCTTGGTCACAACGACATCCGGGTCATCGAAGACAAAGTCGTGGCTGTCGAGGCCCAGCCCGGCGGACTGATGCTGAGGATGGCGGATGCCACCGCCGTGACCTATCGGGCAGGCTTCGTGTCCGCAAAATACAGCCAGCGATCACCCCTCGTCCACGAACTCGGCTGCACGTTGAGGGACGATGGCCGGGTACGGGTCGATCACTTCCAGCGGTCGTCGGTGCCTAACGTCTTTGCCGTGGGGGACATGGCCAAGGCGACCGGCGGAAATATGAGCTTCGTTGCCACTGCAATCGCCAGCGGCGTGACGGCGGCCGCGTTCCTGGACGAGGATATCTTCGCCGGAAGGTGGGCGAGCCAGAGCACCACCTAA
- a CDS encoding DUF397 domain-containing protein, with product MDDELNFERSSFCANSCCLEVALVPRTGKVYVRNSRNPGTLMTFSAEEWRAFLAGAKGNEFDI from the coding sequence GTGGATGACGAACTGAACTTTGAACGCTCGTCCTTTTGTGCCAACAGCTGTTGCCTGGAGGTCGCTCTGGTACCTCGAACCGGGAAGGTTTATGTGCGCAATTCCCGGAACCCCGGCACCCTGATGACGTTTTCCGCAGAGGAGTGGCGCGCATTCCTGGCCGGTGCCAAGGGCAATGAGTTTGATATCTAG
- a CDS encoding M36 family metallopeptidase, which yields MIPDDYHALYDRGVQVARGAERPSPETPTTGRDQLSADVPDLVIEEDETTGLPNRIVSRQPSGRLAAPGPSDPADAVRQFIRDRRAVWNLAEEDAAGVEVRSVSRTGLKTAQLYQSVDGVEVFDSDVTVALDDGNGVISMSGQLFPGAGVAARERRATQARTPEDAIARAAFDLTRVVYQPSDFVLAENQPDDAPYRSYEFIPGENERRPLFERPVRVKDVMFPLGNQQFAAGHYLELWIVGFPAFSYVIDSVETPFVLFRKNLASEGALFTYRVHNTGDAVFRPHDGPAPGSPHPTGVPDGFQADPVAERLVTLESLPGLDPWLPPGATTTEGNNCIAYADLKPQDGLGGGDVLGETTATDTFDYTYDHSLDASDATNLQNSLVGMFFHVNWLHDRWYDAGFDEAAGNAQADNFNRGGIGGDPILAEGNDFSGTDNANMSTPADGASPRMQMFEFLGPQPTQPTRTSNHEALITFHEMGHYITNRLVGNANGLTNQQGRAMGEGWGDFFAISMTSQPADDFVNGVFPVGGWTDLTPTFNDNYYFSIRRYPYSADMVKSPLTFRHISAGQLLPTGAPISPNSGGSNSAVHNAGEIWCVALWEVFVNLVAKHGHDEAERRVLLDVVGGLKLTPSRPTFLHARDGIITAATALNPEDLPEIWAGFAKRGMGAGAVAPPQNSTDLKGVVESFAVPGS from the coding sequence ATGATCCCGGACGATTATCACGCCCTTTATGACCGCGGAGTCCAGGTGGCACGAGGCGCCGAGCGGCCATCCCCTGAAACGCCCACCACGGGGCGGGACCAGTTGTCCGCAGATGTACCGGATCTGGTCATCGAGGAGGACGAAACCACGGGACTCCCCAACCGGATCGTCAGCCGACAGCCCAGCGGCCGGCTGGCCGCGCCGGGACCTTCGGATCCGGCCGACGCCGTGCGGCAGTTCATCCGGGACAGGCGTGCCGTCTGGAACCTCGCAGAAGAAGACGCCGCCGGTGTGGAAGTGCGTTCGGTCAGCCGCACGGGTCTCAAGACGGCGCAGCTGTACCAGAGTGTCGACGGTGTCGAAGTCTTCGATTCTGACGTGACGGTTGCACTCGACGACGGAAACGGCGTGATCTCGATGTCCGGGCAGTTGTTCCCCGGCGCGGGCGTCGCTGCCCGGGAGCGCCGGGCAACGCAGGCGCGAACCCCGGAAGACGCTATCGCCAGGGCGGCGTTCGACCTGACCCGGGTCGTGTACCAGCCCTCTGATTTTGTCCTTGCGGAAAACCAGCCCGACGATGCCCCGTACCGGTCCTATGAATTCATACCCGGTGAGAACGAACGTCGGCCACTTTTTGAGCGGCCGGTCAGAGTGAAGGACGTGATGTTTCCGCTGGGGAACCAGCAGTTCGCCGCAGGTCATTACCTTGAACTGTGGATCGTCGGATTTCCCGCCTTCAGTTACGTTATCGACTCCGTGGAGACGCCCTTTGTCCTGTTCCGCAAGAATCTGGCCAGCGAGGGTGCGCTCTTTACCTATCGCGTGCATAACACCGGAGACGCGGTGTTCCGGCCCCATGACGGGCCGGCTCCCGGGTCCCCCCACCCCACGGGAGTACCCGATGGTTTCCAGGCAGATCCTGTCGCCGAACGCCTGGTCACGCTGGAGAGCCTGCCGGGCCTGGACCCGTGGCTGCCGCCGGGCGCAACCACCACTGAAGGAAACAACTGCATCGCCTACGCCGATTTGAAGCCGCAGGACGGGCTGGGCGGCGGCGACGTGCTGGGAGAAACTACGGCTACCGACACCTTCGACTACACCTACGACCACAGCCTGGATGCCAGCGACGCAACCAATCTCCAGAACAGCCTCGTAGGCATGTTTTTCCACGTCAACTGGCTCCACGACCGCTGGTATGACGCAGGATTCGACGAGGCTGCAGGGAACGCCCAGGCCGACAACTTCAACCGCGGCGGCATCGGTGGCGACCCGATCCTGGCTGAAGGCAACGATTTCAGCGGCACCGACAACGCGAACATGTCCACCCCGGCAGACGGGGCAAGTCCCCGCATGCAGATGTTCGAGTTCCTGGGACCGCAGCCAACCCAACCGACCCGTACCAGCAACCACGAGGCGCTGATCACGTTCCACGAGATGGGCCACTACATCACCAACCGGCTGGTAGGGAACGCAAATGGCCTGACTAACCAGCAAGGCCGCGCCATGGGCGAGGGCTGGGGTGATTTCTTCGCCATCAGCATGACGTCGCAACCCGCAGACGATTTCGTCAACGGGGTCTTCCCGGTGGGCGGCTGGACCGACCTCACGCCGACCTTCAACGACAACTACTACTTCTCGATCCGGCGGTATCCCTACAGCGCGGACATGGTGAAGAGCCCGCTGACCTTCCGTCACATCAGCGCCGGACAGCTGCTGCCAACCGGTGCTCCCATCAGTCCGAACTCCGGCGGGTCGAACAGTGCCGTGCACAACGCCGGGGAGATCTGGTGCGTTGCGCTGTGGGAGGTCTTTGTGAACCTGGTAGCGAAGCACGGGCATGACGAAGCCGAGCGGCGGGTGCTGCTGGATGTGGTCGGCGGCCTCAAGCTGACCCCGTCGCGGCCGACGTTCCTGCACGCCCGCGACGGGATCATCACGGCCGCGACCGCCCTCAACCCCGAGGACCTGCCCGAAATCTGGGCGGGCTTCGCCAAACGTGGCATGGGAGCCGGGGCAGTCGCGCCGCCACAGAACTCCACCGACCTGAAAGGCGTCGTGGAGAGTTTCGCTGTGCCGGGTTCCTAA
- a CDS encoding M28 family metallopeptidase, whose amino-acid sequence MDTQTPPSGCRRRQGGRPQPVLLPRSQAGSPRADEMAETGLVDEVSADTYLEVLEALTEHPTRHSFSSAYQDAAQMVAGRFAALGYATRNEPVAVGARQTLNIVADKPGAAPEDERRLVYVVAHLDSINEAGGVNAPAPGADDNASGAAGVLEIARVLAAVVTQHDLRLVMFGGEEQGLHGSRVHVAALAEADRSRITMVVNMDMIGRLNTPAPSVLLEGAPVSQHVIDALAQAAHDTSDLEVFVSLEPFASDHVSFIDANLPAVLTIEGEDQLNTDEHTPRDTLAGLDLSVAISILRMNTAAVAAMLGSAA is encoded by the coding sequence ATGGACACACAGACGCCGCCGTCCGGTTGCCGCCGGAGGCAAGGCGGGCGGCCGCAACCCGTCCTGCTGCCGCGCTCGCAGGCCGGCTCGCCACGCGCTGACGAAATGGCGGAAACCGGGCTGGTTGATGAGGTCTCGGCCGACACCTATCTGGAGGTTCTCGAAGCCCTCACGGAACACCCCACCCGGCATTCGTTCTCATCGGCGTACCAGGACGCGGCACAAATGGTCGCCGGCCGGTTTGCCGCGCTTGGCTATGCCACCCGCAATGAGCCGGTCGCCGTCGGCGCTCGCCAGACACTCAACATCGTCGCCGACAAGCCGGGCGCTGCCCCCGAGGATGAGCGGCGGCTGGTTTACGTAGTCGCGCACCTGGACTCAATTAACGAGGCCGGCGGAGTCAACGCACCGGCACCCGGGGCAGATGACAACGCCTCGGGTGCGGCGGGAGTCCTGGAGATCGCCCGGGTGTTGGCCGCCGTCGTTACGCAGCACGATCTGCGCCTGGTTATGTTCGGCGGCGAGGAACAGGGGCTCCACGGGAGTCGTGTTCACGTGGCCGCCCTGGCAGAGGCGGACCGGTCCCGGATCACCATGGTGGTCAACATGGACATGATCGGTCGGCTCAACACCCCCGCACCCTCAGTCCTGCTGGAGGGAGCGCCGGTCTCCCAACATGTGATCGATGCATTGGCTCAGGCCGCCCATGACACGTCGGACCTGGAAGTGTTTGTCTCGCTCGAGCCCTTCGCGTCGGACCACGTGTCATTCATCGATGCCAACCTTCCGGCTGTGCTGACCATCGAGGGCGAGGACCAGTTGAACACCGATGAGCACACACCCCGGGACACTCTCGCCGGGCTGGATCTTTCGGTGGCCATCAGCATCCTCCGGATGAACACCGCCGCAGTCGCAGCCATGCTCGGTAGCGCTGCCTGA
- a CDS encoding DNA/RNA non-specific endonuclease, with protein sequence MEDLIGRLKAANARIERRDGLLGEEMLERREAAALIPELAGRGLEGAHPDPGPTLDVGGQTVDRTEFAQETIVLRTGRPVLAILGDEAQLVFSDPESTVWESRLRDASAFLENAARAVGRIEVEGHDLAWLGTGWLVRPDVVVTNRHVAAEFGRHDGTSFVFKQGSSGSRMNASIDFLEEIGSTRDRTFRLDRILHIEDADGPDVAFVSVRPTREHSLATPIGLSTHSEDNEMVAAIGYPARDSRIPDQQLMDEIFGNVYNKKRLAPGQLIGSDPTSVRHDCSTLGGNSGSVVLSLKTGEAVGLHFAGRFLRSNFAVPAAVVRERLDEILNGRTRQSVRPSVPDGPTPTKHHAPAAPRPETKFSFVVPLRVTVEVGNPYPDGTAGDQATNGSASTTDTDEDVFTEAVAADYRDRLGYDETFLGTPVPLPVVTSGQDDVLAFTVDGNPEKVLRYEHFAVMMSRSRRLCLFSAVNIDGLQSISMARTGWRTDPRIPLGAQIRHECYGAEPKFSRGHMTRREDPVWGPNGAASKANADSMHVTNAVPQMQPFNGGVWLELENYALQNARKDDMRISVFTGPFLTPGDPTRFGVQIPTEFWKVIAFIHDGTGQLCATGYTMSQQDFLREEEFVFGKHKTSQRSIASIEQRTGLSFGPLAALDPLEDTEGLVSELTDVRQIRFVGR encoded by the coding sequence GTGGAGGATCTCATCGGCCGCCTCAAGGCCGCCAACGCCCGGATCGAACGCAGGGATGGCCTGCTTGGCGAGGAAATGCTCGAACGCCGCGAAGCCGCAGCCTTGATCCCCGAACTGGCCGGCCGGGGCCTCGAAGGCGCCCACCCGGATCCCGGGCCAACGCTTGACGTCGGTGGGCAGACGGTCGATCGAACCGAGTTCGCGCAGGAAACCATAGTCCTGCGCACCGGGCGGCCTGTGCTGGCCATCCTTGGTGATGAGGCCCAGCTCGTGTTCTCCGATCCGGAAAGCACTGTCTGGGAGTCGCGTCTCCGGGATGCTTCAGCTTTTTTGGAGAACGCCGCGCGGGCAGTCGGCCGCATCGAAGTTGAGGGTCACGACCTTGCCTGGCTGGGGACTGGCTGGTTGGTGAGGCCGGATGTTGTGGTCACGAACCGCCATGTGGCCGCCGAGTTCGGGCGCCACGACGGCACGTCATTCGTGTTCAAGCAGGGAAGCAGCGGCAGCCGGATGAACGCTTCGATCGATTTCCTGGAAGAAATCGGAAGCACCAGGGACCGGACGTTTCGGCTGGACCGCATCCTGCACATCGAGGATGCGGACGGACCTGATGTGGCGTTTGTGAGCGTCAGGCCAACCCGGGAGCACTCCCTCGCAACGCCTATCGGGCTGTCCACACATTCCGAGGACAACGAGATGGTAGCGGCGATCGGCTACCCGGCCCGGGACAGCCGCATACCGGACCAGCAGCTGATGGATGAGATCTTCGGGAACGTCTATAACAAGAAGCGCCTCGCCCCGGGACAGCTGATCGGATCAGATCCGACGTCGGTCCGCCATGATTGTTCGACTCTTGGCGGCAACTCCGGATCGGTGGTGCTGTCCCTGAAAACCGGCGAAGCGGTGGGTTTGCATTTCGCTGGCCGTTTCCTCAGAAGCAATTTCGCGGTACCGGCCGCCGTCGTGCGGGAGCGGCTCGATGAGATCCTGAACGGCCGGACGCGGCAGAGTGTTCGTCCATCAGTTCCGGATGGCCCGACGCCGACAAAGCACCACGCGCCCGCGGCTCCCCGCCCGGAAACAAAATTCTCCTTCGTGGTTCCGCTGCGCGTGACGGTGGAGGTGGGGAACCCGTACCCGGATGGCACCGCCGGCGACCAGGCTACGAACGGCTCGGCGTCGACAACCGACACAGACGAGGACGTGTTCACAGAGGCGGTTGCGGCCGACTACCGGGACCGCCTGGGCTACGACGAGACATTTCTCGGCACTCCCGTGCCCCTGCCGGTGGTAACAAGCGGCCAGGATGACGTCCTCGCCTTCACCGTCGATGGAAACCCTGAGAAGGTGCTGCGATACGAACATTTCGCAGTCATGATGAGCAGGAGCCGTCGGCTGTGCTTGTTCAGCGCAGTGAACATCGACGGGCTGCAGTCCATCTCGATGGCGCGCACGGGTTGGCGCACGGATCCGCGTATTCCGCTCGGAGCGCAGATCCGCCATGAGTGCTACGGCGCCGAACCAAAGTTCTCCCGGGGTCACATGACTCGGCGGGAAGACCCGGTGTGGGGTCCCAACGGTGCCGCGTCGAAAGCGAATGCGGATTCCATGCACGTCACTAACGCGGTCCCGCAGATGCAGCCCTTCAACGGCGGAGTGTGGCTCGAGCTTGAGAATTACGCGCTGCAGAACGCGCGCAAGGACGACATGAGGATCTCCGTATTCACCGGTCCATTCCTGACGCCGGGGGACCCAACAAGGTTCGGTGTGCAGATCCCGACAGAATTCTGGAAGGTCATCGCGTTTATTCACGACGGGACGGGGCAGCTGTGTGCCACCGGTTACACGATGTCCCAACAGGATTTCCTGCGTGAGGAGGAGTTCGTTTTCGGCAAGCACAAGACGTCGCAGCGATCAATCGCCTCCATCGAACAACGCACGGGCCTCTCGTTCGGTCCGCTTGCCGCACTCGACCCGCTTGAGGACACCGAGGGTCTGGTATCTGAACTGACCGATGTCCGGCAGATCCGGTTTGTTGGACGTTAA
- a CDS encoding Gmad2 immunoglobulin-like domain-containing protein, which yields MAPRLIEVRQPKLNDVIGSDFTVAGFGTGFEATVLWQLLDKNGQSVARGNIQGAGSMGVILDFGHQVSVGGYTARAAHMTLQVFGEDRINNPDLIFPGQIFRIPLLT from the coding sequence ATGGCCCCGCGACTCATCGAAGTGCGCCAGCCGAAGCTGAACGACGTTATCGGCAGCGACTTTACGGTGGCCGGCTTCGGGACCGGCTTCGAAGCCACCGTCCTGTGGCAGCTGCTGGACAAAAACGGTCAAAGCGTAGCCCGGGGAAATATTCAGGGCGCCGGCTCCATGGGAGTCATCCTGGACTTTGGCCATCAGGTTTCGGTCGGCGGTTACACCGCCCGCGCTGCCCACATGACGCTTCAGGTCTTCGGCGAGGACCGCATCAATAACCCCGACCTGATCTTTCCCGGTCAAATCTTTCGTATCCCGCTGCTCACCTGA
- a CDS encoding DUF3616 domain-containing protein — translation MTGRQRADKPSGSISLVLDQPSTLKPGDDLRDGLSAIVREGDHLWVANDETTSLERLTIDGDHAAGHRSFDLTTFLTLPGEGEIDIEGLDISGDTLWLLGSHSAVRKRVKDKHSPDQARKALATVEVSQRRQVLARLWTGTLADADGSRNGGQQKATVFGTGKGTGGGLLDLLSDDPHLGGFIRSPSIPGKDNGIDCEGLAVAGGRVFIGLRGPVLRGWAVIIELNAGNGPGIAPQPIGPGGRRYRKHFLDLRGLGVRDLCRHHNDLLVLAGPTMELDGRTTLFRWRDALVSDGEAVLPRGELKGELDIPFGHGKDRAEGVTVLEDGRSVLVVYDTPASERKTGDHGVRADVFGLSE, via the coding sequence ATGACCGGACGCCAACGGGCTGACAAACCGTCGGGCAGCATCTCGCTGGTCCTCGATCAGCCCAGCACCCTCAAGCCAGGTGATGACCTTCGCGACGGGTTGTCTGCCATTGTCCGCGAGGGCGACCACCTCTGGGTCGCCAACGACGAGACGACCAGCCTCGAACGGCTCACCATCGACGGCGACCACGCCGCCGGCCATCGCAGCTTCGATCTCACTACGTTCCTGACGCTGCCGGGGGAAGGGGAGATCGATATCGAAGGCCTCGATATCTCCGGTGACACCCTGTGGCTGCTCGGGTCACACAGCGCGGTCCGCAAGCGGGTCAAGGACAAACACAGCCCGGACCAGGCACGGAAAGCCCTGGCGACAGTCGAAGTCAGCCAGCGCCGGCAGGTGTTGGCCCGGCTCTGGACCGGAACCCTCGCAGACGCGGACGGCAGCCGGAACGGCGGGCAGCAGAAAGCTACTGTGTTCGGCACCGGGAAAGGCACTGGCGGGGGCCTGCTGGATCTTCTGTCTGATGACCCTCACCTTGGAGGCTTCATACGGTCGCCGTCGATTCCGGGCAAGGACAACGGCATCGACTGCGAGGGGCTCGCGGTGGCGGGCGGCCGGGTGTTCATCGGCCTGCGCGGGCCGGTGCTGCGCGGATGGGCGGTGATTATCGAACTCAATGCCGGCAACGGGCCAGGCATCGCGCCGCAGCCGATCGGTCCAGGGGGACGCCGCTACCGCAAGCACTTCCTCGACCTGCGTGGTTTGGGTGTGCGGGACCTGTGCCGTCACCACAATGACCTGCTCGTCCTGGCGGGACCCACCATGGAACTGGACGGCCGCACCACCCTGTTCCGGTGGCGGGACGCGCTGGTGTCTGACGGCGAGGCCGTCCTCCCCAGGGGCGAGCTGAAAGGCGAACTTGACATACCTTTCGGACACGGCAAGGACCGGGCCGAGGGGGTCACCGTGCTGGAGGACGGCAGGTCGGTGCTGGTGGTCTACGACACGCCGGCAAGCGAACGCAAGACCGGAGACCACGGCGTCCGCGCCGACGTCTTTGGCCTCAGTGAGTAA
- a CDS encoding serine protease gives MDPRQVFQESDIKDEFLDRFDELRSHARDGGGLEGLEGGLSIDDAAEVAESMAEGSYAPGSHWGVEAIIERFTRPVYLIQDATFTVPPDSFPESEVIAGKLDTGRSLVEGAIPSVGRIDLRNHRLDWVGTAWLVGPDLLVTNRHVASEFAGARNGQFVFQENFDGSKVAATVDWRHEFQRGHESRFRVKEVVWIEPRNSVDVALLRISPESEDGEPAPAPIPLMTRDELRAAPPGEWVTVIGYPAFDSRNDAADQQRIFDGNFNVKRLAPGQITFRSEQPVLFHDATTLGGNSGSVVFDLSTGKAAALHFGGIQGQRNEAVQAWRLREIIREHAG, from the coding sequence ATGGATCCCAGGCAGGTGTTCCAGGAGTCCGATATCAAGGACGAGTTCCTGGACCGGTTCGATGAGCTGCGGTCCCATGCACGGGACGGCGGGGGACTGGAGGGGCTGGAGGGCGGCCTCAGCATCGACGATGCCGCTGAAGTCGCCGAGAGCATGGCCGAGGGCAGCTACGCGCCGGGGAGCCACTGGGGCGTAGAGGCGATCATCGAGCGGTTCACCCGCCCCGTCTACCTCATCCAGGACGCCACATTCACTGTTCCGCCGGACAGCTTCCCTGAAAGCGAGGTCATCGCCGGCAAACTCGATACGGGCCGCAGCCTGGTCGAAGGAGCCATCCCGAGCGTGGGGCGCATCGACCTTCGCAACCACCGTCTCGACTGGGTGGGCACAGCCTGGCTGGTCGGCCCGGATCTTCTGGTGACCAACAGGCACGTCGCCTCAGAGTTCGCCGGCGCCCGGAACGGCCAGTTTGTTTTCCAGGAGAACTTCGACGGATCCAAAGTCGCCGCCACCGTGGACTGGCGCCACGAGTTCCAGCGCGGCCACGAGTCGCGGTTCCGGGTCAAGGAAGTGGTGTGGATCGAGCCGCGAAACTCAGTTGATGTGGCGCTCCTGCGGATCTCACCGGAAAGCGAGGACGGCGAGCCGGCGCCCGCACCGATTCCGCTGATGACCCGCGACGAATTGCGCGCCGCGCCGCCGGGGGAGTGGGTCACCGTCATCGGATACCCTGCCTTCGACAGCCGGAATGACGCCGCCGACCAGCAGCGCATCTTCGACGGAAACTTCAACGTCAAGCGCCTCGCGCCCGGGCAGATCACCTTCCGTTCCGAACAGCCTGTCCTCTTCCACGATGCCACCACCCTGGGCGGAAACTCGGGCTCCGTGGTCTTTGATCTGAGCACAGGCAAGGCCGCCGCGCTGCATTTCGGGGGCATCCAAGGGCAACGCAACGAGGCCGTGCAGGCGTGGCGCCTGCGGGAGATCATCAGGGAGCATGCAGGGTGA
- a CDS encoding serine protease, whose amino-acid sequence MTDAVASPTAWWDDPATNWDDPGPRRLVLLLEHAYTDAGDIRRAGVAIGLDPSAGGRSAEGDMASSGWRSFLAAASRRGQVLDLAAHVLHDQGVSEFHAPLRSLLGDRLGEVNARILLHYGLPPRPAEGADTFVDSILAAEVVPGRHGELQTITSPGQGFVDPRAHLQAMGDMLRRTAMIEVGGFPAGTGFLVGEDLLLTAAHVLDRYHWPPSPLPAVRAIFDFEDAGRSAAEAGTPVQVKDFITGSLPTQDEAANSAIDNWDAPADRLDFALLRLARTVPDFNATSGTATQRGFYSLLPDEYVFAAQRQYYIMQHPLGSFVQLSSFSGRPLLSAGGTRMRYAGNTLAGSSGSPVVDFRGRLVGLHHYATPGRNQGIPIWMIARALLNGAHSSLFTGAGPAAAAAAVREVDPFATVAVLRRPFVNRQNLRKLMREMVEHRDSYRTLAINGASSRAGVSYSYQLASHVSDQAPLCAALRAAAPGGIKVVKIDLRDFLKAGVERARTDIGLAMLLELGIISAPSDIDAQAARGTATLVATLSAKLRRSDAQWWIFFDSLDNVQAVKQGDVDELVHALIKLADDVPVPLRVVVAGREAQKFADEHTAWAARDAAAGLTRGDVEAWLRKRADEEMRGIDEAKLAAKLTSLFPPGPLPEPEQLALCLPAALEEVLAS is encoded by the coding sequence GTGACAGACGCCGTGGCCAGTCCGACGGCGTGGTGGGACGATCCTGCGACCAACTGGGACGATCCCGGGCCCCGCCGTTTGGTGCTCCTGCTGGAGCACGCCTACACCGACGCCGGCGATATCCGGCGTGCCGGCGTCGCGATCGGTCTTGACCCCTCAGCAGGGGGCCGCTCCGCGGAAGGTGACATGGCTTCCTCCGGCTGGAGGTCGTTTCTCGCTGCGGCGTCGCGGCGGGGCCAGGTCCTTGACCTTGCAGCCCACGTGCTGCATGACCAGGGCGTTTCGGAGTTCCACGCCCCGCTGCGAAGCCTCCTCGGCGACAGGCTGGGCGAAGTCAACGCCCGCATTCTCCTGCACTACGGCCTGCCGCCCCGGCCTGCCGAGGGTGCCGATACCTTTGTGGACAGTATCCTCGCTGCCGAGGTGGTCCCCGGCAGGCACGGCGAGCTGCAGACGATCACCTCTCCCGGGCAGGGATTCGTTGACCCTCGGGCACACCTGCAGGCGATGGGTGACATGCTCAGGCGCACTGCCATGATCGAAGTGGGCGGGTTTCCGGCCGGAACCGGGTTCCTCGTGGGCGAGGACCTCCTCCTCACGGCCGCGCATGTGCTTGACCGGTACCATTGGCCGCCCTCCCCGCTGCCGGCCGTGCGGGCCATCTTCGACTTCGAAGACGCGGGCCGCAGTGCCGCAGAAGCGGGGACTCCGGTCCAGGTCAAGGACTTCATCACCGGCAGTCTTCCCACTCAGGACGAAGCGGCCAATTCCGCCATCGACAACTGGGATGCCCCGGCGGATCGGCTGGACTTTGCCCTCCTCAGGCTGGCCCGCACCGTGCCGGACTTCAACGCGACCTCTGGCACGGCGACGCAGCGGGGGTTCTACTCGCTGCTGCCGGACGAATATGTTTTCGCCGCCCAGCGGCAGTACTACATCATGCAGCATCCCCTAGGGAGCTTTGTCCAGCTTTCCTCCTTCAGCGGGCGCCCCCTGCTGAGCGCCGGCGGGACGCGGATGCGCTACGCCGGCAACACGCTTGCCGGTTCGTCCGGGTCGCCTGTCGTTGACTTCCGCGGGAGGCTGGTCGGGCTCCACCACTACGCCACGCCCGGCCGCAACCAGGGCATTCCGATCTGGATGATCGCGCGCGCCCTGCTCAACGGTGCCCACAGTTCGCTCTTCACGGGCGCGGGACCCGCTGCAGCGGCAGCGGCCGTTCGCGAAGTGGACCCCTTCGCGACCGTTGCCGTGCTGCGGCGTCCTTTCGTCAACCGGCAAAACCTGCGGAAGCTCATGCGTGAAATGGTTGAGCACCGGGACAGCTACCGGACGCTCGCCATCAACGGGGCCAGCAGCCGTGCCGGCGTCTCATACTCCTACCAGCTCGCCTCGCATGTCTCGGACCAGGCGCCCCTGTGCGCTGCCCTCAGGGCGGCCGCCCCGGGAGGGATCAAGGTGGTCAAGATCGACCTTCGGGATTTCCTCAAGGCGGGGGTGGAGAGAGCCCGGACGGATATCGGCCTGGCGATGCTCCTTGAGCTTGGAATCATTTCAGCCCCCTCCGATATCGACGCGCAGGCTGCCCGCGGAACGGCCACCCTGGTCGCAACATTAAGCGCCAAGCTGCGGCGCTCGGATGCGCAATGGTGGATCTTCTTCGACAGCCTCGACAACGTCCAGGCCGTCAAGCAGGGCGATGTCGACGAGCTTGTCCACGCCCTCATCAAGCTGGCCGACGACGTGCCGGTGCCGCTGCGGGTGGTGGTGGCAGGCCGGGAAGCGCAGAAGTTCGCCGATGAACACACCGCCTGGGCCGCCCGTGATGCGGCAGCCGGGCTGACCCGCGGCGACGTCGAGGCCTGGCTCCGCAAACGCGCCGACGAGGAGATGCGCGGGATCGACGAGGCAAAGCTTGCCGCGAAGCTCACCAGCTTGTTTCCTCCCGGTCCCCTTCCCGAACCGGAACAGCTCGCGCTGTGCCTGCCGGCGGCGCTGGAGGAAGTGCTCGCGTCATGA